In Cynocephalus volans isolate mCynVol1 chromosome 3, mCynVol1.pri, whole genome shotgun sequence, one DNA window encodes the following:
- the LOC134372961 gene encoding heat shock factor protein 2-like, which yields MKQSSNVPAFLSKLWTLVEETHTNEFITWSQNGQSFLVLDEQRFAKEILPKYFKHNNMASFVRQLNMYGFRKVVHIDSGIVKQERDGPVEFQHPYFKQGQDDLLENIKRKVSSSKPEENKIRQEDLTKIMSSAQKVQIKQETIESRLSELKSENESLWKEVSELRAKHAQQQQVIRKIVQFIVTLVQNNQLVSLKRKRPLLLNTNGAQKKNLFQHIVKEPADNHHHKVPHSRTEGLKPRERISDDIIIYDVTDDNADEESIPVIPESNEDVISDPSNQYPDIVIVEDDNEDEYAPVIQSGDQSEPARESLSSVSDGNSPLMSSAIQLNGSSSLTTEDPVTMMDSILNDNINLLGKVELLDYLDSIDCSLEDFQAMLSGRQFSIDPDLLVDSENKGLETTKNNVVQPVTEEGRKSKSKPDKQLIQYTAFPLLAFLDGNPASTVEQGSTTASSEVMSSVDKPIEVDELLDSSLDPEPTQSKLVRLEPLTEAEASEATLFYLCELAPAPLDSDMPLLDS from the coding sequence ATGAAGCAGAGTTCAAACGTGCCGGCTTTCCTCAGCAAGCTGTGGACGCTTGTAGAGGAAACCCACACCAACGAGTTCATCACCTGGAGCCAGAATGGCCAAAGTTTTCTGGTCTTAGATGAACAAAGATTTGCAAAAGAAATTCTTCCCAAGTACTTCAAGCACAATAACATGGCAAGCTTTGTGAGGCAACTGAATATGTATGGTTTCCGTAAAGTAGTACATATCGACTCTGGAATTGTAAAGCAGGAAAGAGATGGTCCTGTTGAATTTCAGCATCCTTACTTCAAACAAGGCCAAGATGATTTGCTGGAGAACATTAAAAGGAAGGTTTCATCTtcaaaaccagaagaaaataaaattcgtCAGGAAGATTTAACAAAAATTATGAGTAGTGCTCAGAAGGTTCAAATAAAACAAGAAACTATTGAGTCCAGGCTTTCTGAATTAAAAAGTGAGAATGagtctctttggaaggaagtttcAGAATTAAGAGCCAAGCATGCACAACAGCAACAAGTTATTCGAAAGATTGTCCAGTTTATTGTTACATTGGTTCAGAACAACCAACTAGTGAGTTTAAAACGGAAGAGGCCTCTACTTCTAAATACTAATGGAGCCCAAAAGAAGAACCTGTTTCAGCACATAGTTAAAGAACCAGCTGATAATCACCATCATAAAGTTCCACACAGTAGGACTGAAGGTTTAAAGCCGAGGGAGCGGATCTCAGATGACATTATTATTTATGACGTTACTGATGATAATGCAGATGAAGAAAGTATCCCCGTTATTCCAGAAAGTAATGAGGATGTTATATCTGATCCCTCGAACCAGTACCCTGATATTGTCATTGTTGAAGATGACAATGAAGATGAGTATGCACCTGTTATTCAGAGTGGAGATCAGAGTGAACCAGCCAGAGAATCCCTGAGTTCAGTCAGTGATGGCAACAGCCCTCTGATGTCTAGTGCCATCCAGCTAAATGGCTCATCCAGTCTGACCACAGAAGACCCTGTGACCATGATGGATTCCATTTTGAATGATAACATTAATCTTTTGGGAAAGGTTGAGCTGTTGGATTACCTTGACAGTATTGACTGCAGTTTAGAGGACTTCCAAGCCATGCTGTCAGGAAGACAGTTTAGCATAGACCCAGATCTCCTTGTTGATTCTGAGAATAAAGGATTAGAAACTACCAAGAACAATGTTGTTCAGCCAGTtacagaagagggaagaaaatctAAATCCAAACCAGATAAGCAGCTTATCCAGTACACTGCCTTTCCTCTTCTTGCATTCCTTGATGGGAACCCTGCTTCCACTGTTGAACAGGGGAGTACAACAGCATCATCAGAAGTTATGTCTTCTGTAGATAAACCCATAGAAGTTGATGAGCTTCTGGATAGCAGCCTGGACCCAGAACCAACCCAAAGTAAGCTTGTTCGCCTGGAGCCATTGACTGAAGCTGAAGCTAGTGAAgctacattgttttatttatgtgaACTTGCTCCTGCACCTCTGGATAGTGATATGCCACTTTTAGATAGCTAA